One Cupriavidus taiwanensis DNA window includes the following coding sequences:
- a CDS encoding cysteine dioxygenase yields MGSSPDPNALAPLRDFITGLAALLDQHPDEPRILREGGALLAKLVARDDWLPEAWAQPHPEYYQQHLLHCDSAERFSIVSFVWGPGQRTPIHDHTVWGLIGMLRGAEDAQPFALDADGRPVASGASVRLLPGQVEAVSPAVGDIHRVNNAYDDRVSVSIHVYGGNIGAVRRSVYAEDGTRKPFVSGYSNQTLPNPWDRSRELAQS; encoded by the coding sequence ACCGGCCTGGCGGCGCTGCTCGACCAGCACCCCGACGAGCCGCGCATCCTGCGTGAAGGCGGGGCCTTGCTGGCGAAGCTGGTCGCACGCGATGACTGGCTGCCCGAAGCATGGGCCCAGCCTCACCCCGAGTACTACCAGCAGCACCTGCTGCATTGCGATTCCGCCGAGCGTTTTTCCATCGTCAGCTTTGTCTGGGGCCCGGGCCAGCGCACGCCGATCCACGACCACACCGTCTGGGGCCTGATCGGCATGCTGCGCGGCGCGGAAGATGCGCAGCCGTTCGCGCTCGATGCCGACGGCCGCCCCGTTGCCAGCGGCGCCAGCGTGCGCCTGCTGCCCGGGCAGGTGGAGGCGGTGTCGCCGGCGGTGGGCGATATCCATCGCGTCAACAACGCCTACGACGACCGCGTCTCGGTCAGCATCCATGTCTACGGCGGCAATATCGGCGCGGTGCGCCGCTCGGTCTACGCCGAGGACGGCACCCGCAAGCCCTTTGTCTCCGGCTATTCCAACCAGACCCTGCCCAACCCGTGGGACCGTTCCCGCGAACTTGCCCAGTCATGA